One genomic region from Spirosoma sp. KCTC 42546 encodes:
- a CDS encoding DUF418 domain-containing protein: MESTVTLPSGPNSLLSELPQPIALSERIQTIDVIRGMALLGILLMNIPFFGRSFQLEAEPLLHPGTTDHTVFTFITILFEGKMRALFSMLFGAGILIFIGRKEASGSSGFADLYYRRLLWMVLFGVIHEYVLMWVGDILFDYAISALFLFPFRNLKPRQLLIFALVCIAIGGIKQERRQLELRDKREKYLQTVALEKTHKKLTDAQKKDKEAWEKVVKNSRPDPKEVAEFNQNMRSGYGTVYKTLEPENIRFHSMYLYLGIWDMLSMMLLGMVLFKWGFFSNKLPTRTYWLTLLAGYGIGIPLSAVDLSLLQQVVTNPALYADTQWIAPGLGYDLQRALVGIGHASLLLLLYRSGLVSWLMKALSNVGQMAFSNYVLQTLCCTLYFNGYGLGNFGKLPYHQLYYVVGVVWIINMVFSAIWLQFFRFGPLEWIWRSLTYWKQQPMRKQALSA; the protein is encoded by the coding sequence ATGGAGTCTACCGTTACTTTGCCTAGTGGGCCTAACAGTCTACTTAGTGAATTGCCCCAACCCATAGCCCTCAGCGAACGGATACAAACCATCGATGTCATTCGGGGTATGGCCTTGCTGGGTATTCTGCTGATGAATATTCCGTTTTTCGGGCGGTCATTTCAGTTGGAAGCCGAACCACTACTGCATCCGGGGACTACCGATCATACGGTCTTCACCTTCATTACCATTCTGTTCGAAGGGAAGATGCGGGCCTTGTTTTCGATGCTGTTTGGGGCGGGCATCCTGATCTTCATAGGCCGCAAAGAAGCCTCCGGAAGTAGTGGGTTCGCTGATTTGTATTACCGCCGACTCCTTTGGATGGTGTTATTTGGGGTAATTCATGAGTATGTGCTCATGTGGGTAGGCGATATCCTGTTCGATTATGCGATCTCTGCCCTGTTTTTGTTTCCCTTCCGAAATCTGAAACCCCGGCAGCTATTGATTTTTGCGCTGGTTTGTATTGCCATTGGGGGAATAAAACAGGAACGTCGCCAACTCGAATTGCGCGATAAACGGGAGAAATACCTGCAAACGGTCGCGCTTGAGAAAACGCATAAAAAACTGACAGACGCCCAAAAGAAAGATAAAGAAGCTTGGGAAAAGGTGGTTAAAAACTCTCGTCCTGATCCTAAGGAGGTTGCCGAGTTTAATCAGAATATGCGCTCGGGCTATGGCACTGTGTATAAAACCCTGGAGCCCGAGAACATTCGCTTTCACTCGATGTATCTTTATCTGGGTATCTGGGATATGCTATCGATGATGCTACTGGGCATGGTTTTGTTTAAATGGGGCTTCTTTTCCAATAAACTACCCACCCGAACTTACTGGCTGACCTTATTGGCTGGCTACGGCATTGGTATACCGTTAAGTGCTGTTGATTTGTCCTTGCTTCAACAAGTGGTAACCAACCCAGCTCTCTATGCCGATACTCAATGGATTGCGCCCGGATTGGGATATGACCTTCAGCGAGCGCTGGTCGGAATAGGTCATGCCAGTTTATTGCTACTCCTTTACCGCTCCGGACTCGTATCGTGGTTGATGAAGGCTTTATCGAATGTGGGGCAAATGGCTTTTAGTAATTACGTGTTACAAACGCTCTGCTGCACGCTGTATTTTAATGGCTATGGACTGGGGAATTTTGGCAAGCTGCCCTATCATCAGTTGTATTACGTTGTTGGTGTTGTCTGGATTATCAATATGGTATTCAGTGCTATCTGGCTTCAGTTCTTTCGCTTTGGCCCGTTAGAGTGGATCTGGCGAAGCCTGACCTACTGGAAACAACAACCTATGCGTAAACAAGCTTTATCTGCCTGA
- a CDS encoding DUF1440 domain-containing protein, producing MNQPASSSAVNKSVRTIIYAGLVAGLLDAVAAMTMLIIRGGKDPAAVWRYVASGVFGKEALTGGTDMVAWGLAFHFFIALSFAAFFFLIYPQLHRYISRPVAIGLLYGILIWLVMNRIVLPLSKAPAQPFDPARAAIGMVIIMVMVGLPISLIVSRHYSGR from the coding sequence ATGAACCAACCGGCCTCATCTTCTGCCGTTAACAAATCTGTTCGTACCATTATCTATGCTGGTTTAGTAGCGGGTCTACTAGATGCCGTTGCCGCCATGACGATGCTTATCATCCGGGGAGGTAAAGATCCGGCGGCTGTTTGGCGGTATGTTGCCAGTGGGGTTTTCGGGAAAGAGGCTCTTACAGGCGGAACCGATATGGTTGCCTGGGGCCTGGCTTTCCATTTCTTTATTGCGTTGTCGTTCGCGGCCTTTTTCTTTCTGATTTATCCGCAACTCCATCGGTACATCAGCCGCCCAGTTGCCATCGGTTTACTCTATGGTATATTAATTTGGCTGGTCATGAACCGGATTGTGCTCCCCTTAAGTAAGGCTCCCGCTCAGCCATTCGACCCAGCCAGAGCAGCTATCGGTATGGTAATTATTATGGTCATGGTTGGGCTACCCATCTCGCTCATTGTGAGCAGGCATTATTCAGGCAGATAA
- a CDS encoding lipocalin family protein codes for MIRSFLFVTLITLIGTAFRPTLSPKFASIAGTWKRTGMSLVEATGKTTDMMALMNSSMPCSKDITYTFLGDGQMKTIVPDACGAMKKTIEDMSVNGKWSMSGQKVTITTTMKDIPPATYDVSFTGDTMTWVFNFSDNPKAPNPTKAKRMALIYQRV; via the coding sequence ATGATTCGCTCATTCCTTTTCGTCACCCTGATTACCCTCATTGGAACCGCCTTCCGACCAACGCTTTCACCCAAATTTGCCAGTATTGCAGGCACCTGGAAACGGACCGGCATGTCTCTCGTTGAAGCCACGGGCAAAACTACGGATATGATGGCCCTGATGAACAGTTCCATGCCCTGCTCAAAGGACATTACCTATACATTTCTGGGCGATGGCCAGATGAAAACAATTGTTCCCGATGCCTGTGGCGCTATGAAAAAAACCATTGAAGACATGAGTGTCAACGGTAAATGGTCAATGAGCGGTCAAAAAGTGACGATTACAACAACCATGAAGGATATTCCACCGGCAACGTATGATGTTAGTTTTACGGGGGATACAATGACGTGGGTCTTTAACTTTAGTGACAACCCGAAAGCCCCTAATCCAACCAAAGCGAAGCGAATGGCCCTTATTTATCAGCGAGTTTAA
- a CDS encoding NADP-dependent malic enzyme, producing MQQKIRREDALEYHAKGRPGKLEVIPTKDHSTQADLSLAYSPGVAEPCMAIYENREDVYKYTAKGNLVAVISNGTAVLGLGDIGPEASKPVMEGKGLLFKIYADIDVFDIELDTKNVDEFVRMVKILEPTFGGVNLEDIKAPECFEIEERLKAELNIPIMHDDQHGTAIISAAALLNALEIVGKSIQEAKILVNGAGASAISCTKLYVSLGANVENIVMCDSKGVIRADRTDLDERKSLFATSRDLYTLEEAFVDTDVFVGLSKGNTVSQAMVRSMADNPIVFAMANPTPEISYEDALAARPDIIMATGRSDYPNQVNNVLGFPYIFRGALDVRATEINEAMKLAAVRALADMAKKPVPDLVNMAYGTDNLMFGKGYIIPKPVDPRLLETVAPAVAKAAMDSGVAKYPITDWEAYESQLARRLGQDTRISRVINNKARTNPKRVVFADAENLKVLKAAQQVKDSGIAYPILLGDQDRVQAMITQNNLDLGDVVIINPHAPEQQGLIEQFGELFYQKRYRKGVSASDARKRMYSRTYFGAMMVETGQADALISGLSHNYPDTIRPALQIIGKESGVKKVAGMYILLTNRGPLFFSDTTVNVNPTAEEIVEITELTARAVERFNIKPRIALVTYSNFGSAKGEDADKMQQATEILQQKHPDMVVDGSMQAHLAFNTDLLRQNYPLSKLVDEGANTLIFPNLSAANIAYNLMREAAGPRSVGFDAIGPILLGLRKPVYVLQLGSSEREIVNMVAIAVVEAQGVS from the coding sequence ATGCAACAAAAAATACGTCGTGAAGACGCCCTTGAGTATCACGCCAAGGGCCGTCCCGGTAAACTCGAAGTCATTCCGACTAAAGATCATAGTACCCAGGCCGACCTATCGCTGGCCTACTCGCCGGGTGTAGCCGAGCCTTGTATGGCCATCTACGAAAACCGCGAAGACGTTTATAAATACACGGCCAAAGGCAATCTGGTCGCCGTAATCAGCAACGGAACCGCCGTTTTGGGCTTAGGTGATATTGGCCCTGAAGCCAGCAAGCCGGTTATGGAAGGTAAAGGGCTACTGTTTAAAATTTACGCCGATATCGACGTGTTCGATATTGAACTGGATACCAAAAACGTCGATGAGTTTGTGCGGATGGTGAAAATTCTGGAACCCACCTTTGGCGGTGTTAATCTGGAAGACATCAAAGCACCGGAATGTTTCGAGATTGAGGAACGGCTCAAGGCTGAACTCAATATTCCGATCATGCACGACGATCAGCACGGTACGGCCATTATCTCAGCCGCTGCGCTACTGAATGCCCTCGAAATCGTTGGCAAATCGATTCAGGAGGCAAAAATTCTGGTTAATGGCGCGGGGGCATCCGCTATTTCGTGTACCAAATTATACGTGTCGCTGGGCGCAAACGTCGAAAACATCGTCATGTGCGATAGCAAGGGCGTAATCCGGGCCGACCGTACCGATCTCGATGAGCGAAAGAGCCTGTTTGCTACATCCCGCGATTTGTACACGCTCGAAGAAGCGTTTGTAGATACTGATGTATTTGTCGGTTTATCGAAAGGAAACACGGTAAGTCAGGCTATGGTCCGCTCTATGGCCGACAACCCGATTGTGTTTGCGATGGCGAACCCTACTCCCGAAATCAGCTATGAGGACGCCCTGGCTGCCCGCCCCGATATCATCATGGCAACGGGCCGGTCGGACTATCCGAACCAGGTGAACAATGTATTAGGCTTCCCCTATATTTTCCGGGGTGCGCTTGATGTGCGGGCTACCGAAATCAACGAAGCCATGAAACTAGCGGCTGTTCGGGCATTGGCCGACATGGCTAAAAAGCCAGTTCCTGACTTGGTAAACATGGCCTATGGTACGGACAATCTGATGTTTGGCAAGGGTTATATCATTCCCAAACCGGTTGATCCCCGCCTGCTCGAAACGGTAGCACCCGCCGTAGCGAAAGCCGCCATGGATTCTGGTGTGGCTAAATACCCAATTACCGACTGGGAAGCCTATGAAAGCCAACTGGCCCGTCGGCTGGGGCAGGATACCCGCATCTCACGGGTCATTAATAACAAAGCGCGCACCAACCCAAAACGGGTCGTTTTTGCCGACGCCGAAAATCTGAAGGTGCTGAAAGCCGCTCAACAGGTAAAAGACAGTGGCATTGCTTACCCCATTTTACTGGGCGACCAGGATCGAGTTCAGGCGATGATTACCCAGAACAATCTGGATTTGGGCGACGTGGTGATTATTAACCCACATGCGCCCGAACAACAGGGGTTGATTGAGCAGTTTGGTGAGTTATTCTACCAAAAGCGCTACCGTAAAGGGGTTAGTGCTTCCGATGCCCGCAAGCGCATGTATTCGCGTACTTACTTCGGTGCCATGATGGTGGAAACGGGTCAGGCCGATGCCTTGATTTCGGGCTTGAGCCATAACTACCCTGACACAATTCGGCCGGCGTTACAGATCATTGGCAAAGAGTCGGGTGTAAAAAAAGTGGCGGGTATGTACATCCTGCTCACGAACCGTGGCCCGCTGTTTTTTTCCGACACAACCGTCAATGTGAATCCAACAGCTGAGGAGATTGTCGAGATTACAGAATTGACAGCCCGTGCTGTTGAGCGTTTCAACATCAAGCCCCGGATAGCGCTGGTCACCTATTCCAATTTTGGCAGTGCTAAGGGCGAAGATGCCGATAAAATGCAGCAAGCAACGGAAATCCTCCAGCAGAAACACCCAGATATGGTGGTTGATGGGTCCATGCAGGCGCATCTGGCCTTCAATACGGATCTATTACGCCAGAATTACCCGCTCAGCAAACTGGTCGACGAAGGTGCTAACACGCTTATTTTCCCCAATTTGTCGGCCGCTAATATTGCCTACAACCTCATGCGCGAAGCCGCGGGGCCTCGTTCGGTTGGTTTCGATGCCATCGGACCTATTCTGCTGGGCTTGCGCAAGCCGGTTTATGTGTTGCAGCTTGGCTCCTCAGAACGGGAGATTGTGAATATGGTAGCCATTGCCGTGGTAGAAGCGCAGGGCGTGAGTTAA
- a CDS encoding substrate-binding domain-containing protein: MNDFRTWLTTIRSVMGRIDVTEKLKRICLFAFLTGLLLASCQTAPEKKTYQIGFSQRTGTDTWRKTMLEDMNRELSFSPEIDFLVKDAGGQSDKQVEQIQELINQHVDLLIVSPNAARPITPIVEKAYQQGIPVIILDRRTDSDQYMAYVGADNVEVGRTAGAYANTLLNGVGNVIEIGESPGSSADIDRHRGFVEAISRHPGIRLVKKLEGDWDKQSFAGELTQLLKSQPTIQLIFAQNDRTALKAHAICQQLGLEQRVKIIGVDGLPGKNEGIDLVERGILKATVLYPTGGKEAIRTALAILQKQPFKRENRLPTTLIDSSNVRIMKLQNDKVTEQQADIEKQSRRIDDLNQTYTSQKNTLYFTLGSLIVAILLGGWALYLFRTKQGAYQLLEKQNGEIREQKDEIERVSQQARLATEEKLRFYSYISHEFNTPLSLILTPTEDLLSKKNVSQHDLRNNLSLVQKNAYRLLRLVDQMLDLRKSDAGKQRLRTAEQDIVTFVRDIVLDFRRKAEKQRIDLQLLTNLSTQPVWFDAEKLDKVLFNLLSNAFKYTPRGGLIHVRLDRLDNQVRIQVQDNGQGMAPDEQAHAFDLFYSGTKSFNLAKGVGLALSMEFIQLHRGDISVQSVQDKGTTFTILLPLGNQHLETEEMVGSTSRNPLFQHQFLVEADEDVEAQKPVSLPAKQMGTLLIVEDNDELRNFLVNRLGAEYDVVAESTGEKGWERILEIIPDLIISDVMLSGTSVDALDGLELTQRIKTDLRTSHIPVVLLTANAQMENRIEGTRAGADVYLTKPFNTTHLLETLRTTLINRQKWQQRFASDFSPQSGNRQEKKFLNELTALIEQNLTDPAFGVEKLSREMGLSRVQLYRKVQALMDMNVMDYLTEIRLKRAKYFLRETNKPMAEIAIETGFNSAAYFTTFFKQHTKKTPSEYRKSPVGA, translated from the coding sequence ATGAATGATTTCCGCACTTGGCTAACAACCATTCGTTCAGTGATGGGGCGTATAGATGTAACTGAGAAATTGAAACGAATCTGCCTGTTCGCATTCCTAACGGGATTGCTGCTCGCCAGTTGTCAGACTGCACCTGAGAAAAAGACTTACCAGATTGGCTTTTCGCAACGTACCGGAACCGACACCTGGCGGAAAACCATGCTGGAGGATATGAATCGGGAGTTATCGTTTAGTCCCGAAATTGATTTTCTGGTAAAGGACGCGGGTGGGCAGAGTGATAAACAGGTTGAGCAAATTCAGGAATTAATCAATCAGCATGTCGATCTGCTCATTGTATCGCCGAACGCGGCCCGGCCCATTACACCCATCGTTGAGAAAGCATACCAGCAGGGCATTCCGGTTATTATTCTGGACCGACGGACCGACTCCGATCAATACATGGCCTACGTGGGAGCCGACAATGTTGAGGTTGGCCGTACCGCCGGAGCCTACGCCAATACGCTCCTGAATGGGGTGGGTAATGTTATTGAAATCGGCGAGTCACCGGGCTCATCGGCCGATATTGATCGGCACCGTGGCTTTGTCGAAGCCATTAGCCGCCATCCGGGCATTCGGTTGGTGAAAAAGCTGGAAGGCGATTGGGATAAGCAATCGTTTGCCGGAGAACTCACCCAGTTACTGAAGTCCCAGCCTACGATTCAGCTTATTTTCGCCCAAAACGACCGAACAGCCTTAAAAGCGCATGCGATCTGTCAGCAATTGGGGCTTGAACAACGGGTGAAAATTATTGGGGTTGATGGGTTGCCCGGTAAAAATGAAGGCATTGATCTTGTAGAGCGGGGAATTTTGAAAGCTACGGTATTATACCCAACGGGCGGTAAGGAAGCCATTCGGACGGCGCTGGCTATCCTGCAAAAGCAACCCTTCAAACGCGAGAACCGCCTACCCACCACGCTCATCGATTCGTCGAATGTGCGAATTATGAAACTCCAGAACGATAAGGTAACGGAGCAACAGGCTGATATTGAGAAGCAAAGTCGGCGTATCGATGACTTGAATCAGACGTATACGTCGCAGAAAAACACCTTATACTTCACGCTGGGTAGCCTGATTGTTGCCATTTTACTCGGTGGTTGGGCCTTGTATCTGTTCCGAACGAAGCAGGGGGCTTATCAACTGCTCGAAAAGCAGAACGGAGAGATTCGTGAACAGAAAGATGAAATTGAACGGGTATCGCAACAGGCTCGTTTGGCTACAGAAGAAAAACTGCGGTTCTACTCGTACATCTCTCATGAATTCAATACACCCCTGAGCCTGATCCTGACCCCGACTGAAGATTTGTTGAGCAAGAAGAACGTTAGTCAGCACGACCTTCGGAATAACTTGTCGCTGGTGCAGAAAAATGCCTACCGACTGTTACGACTGGTTGATCAGATGCTTGACCTGCGGAAATCGGATGCCGGGAAACAGCGGTTACGAACAGCGGAGCAGGATATTGTTACGTTTGTGCGTGACATCGTTCTGGACTTCCGACGGAAAGCTGAGAAGCAACGGATAGACTTACAACTACTCACGAATCTATCTACTCAACCGGTTTGGTTCGATGCCGAGAAGCTCGATAAGGTGTTGTTCAATCTATTATCGAATGCGTTTAAGTACACGCCCAGAGGTGGACTGATTCATGTCCGGCTTGATCGGCTCGATAATCAGGTGCGTATTCAGGTGCAGGACAACGGGCAGGGAATGGCACCTGACGAACAGGCTCACGCGTTTGATTTGTTTTATAGCGGTACCAAGTCGTTTAATCTGGCTAAAGGCGTGGGTCTGGCGCTGTCGATGGAGTTTATACAACTGCATCGGGGCGATATCAGTGTTCAATCGGTGCAGGACAAAGGAACCACCTTTACGATTCTGCTGCCTTTGGGTAATCAGCATCTGGAAACGGAGGAAATGGTTGGCTCAACCAGTCGGAATCCCCTATTCCAGCACCAGTTTCTGGTAGAAGCAGACGAAGACGTGGAAGCTCAGAAACCCGTTTCATTACCTGCCAAACAGATGGGTACCCTGCTGATTGTTGAAGACAACGATGAGCTGCGAAACTTTCTGGTGAATCGCCTGGGAGCTGAATACGACGTCGTTGCCGAAAGTACTGGCGAAAAAGGATGGGAGCGGATACTGGAAATTATTCCTGACCTGATTATTAGTGATGTTATGTTGTCGGGTACGTCTGTCGATGCGCTGGATGGTTTGGAATTAACGCAACGGATCAAAACCGATTTGCGAACGTCGCACATTCCGGTTGTACTGCTAACGGCCAACGCACAGATGGAAAATCGAATTGAAGGCACCCGCGCCGGTGCCGATGTCTACCTGACCAAGCCATTCAATACGACTCATCTGCTGGAAACCCTCCGCACTACCCTGATCAATCGCCAAAAATGGCAACAGCGGTTTGCGTCCGATTTCTCGCCACAATCGGGGAATCGACAGGAGAAAAAATTCCTGAACGAACTCACTGCCCTCATTGAGCAGAACCTAACCGATCCAGCTTTTGGGGTTGAAAAGTTAAGTCGGGAAATGGGCCTTTCGCGGGTGCAACTGTACCGGAAAGTGCAAGCCCTGATGGATATGAACGTGATGGATTACCTGACTGAAATCCGGCTGAAACGCGCTAAATACTTCCTTCGGGAAACCAACAAACCAATGGCCGAAATTGCGATTGAAACCGGCTTTAACTCAGCCGCTTACTTTACGACCTTCTTTAAACAACACACGAAGAAGACGCCGTCGGAGTATCGGAAATCACCGGTGGGGGCTTAG
- a CDS encoding alpha/beta hydrolase domain-containing protein, with amino-acid sequence MNRPTSVLRLYRSVCLLAITLISSSMAQARIIRIEITSRQSPTFEGNVFGKVGAYEKLRGKAYGELDPTNPQNALITDIRLAPRNAKGMVEYAMDIYILKPINLSNGNHKLVLEVNNRGGKLFGGFNKSSGGNDPTTAAHAGDAFLMNLGYTIAWNGWDPSAAPTNNNLTINLPIAKNADGSPVTGPSYEYIVYDNATSVNHSLAYPAATLTKAQATLTVRDHLQNSPTIIPAEGWEYVNERTIRLLPAGTPFKQSAIYEFSYTARDPMVAGIGLAATRDFVSFLRYANADDFGNPNPLANDIKYTFSFAVSQPARYLNDFQTLGFNADEKGRRVLDGIENWLGGGSGIGLNVRFAQPSRTERNRQNHLYPESSFPFAYPVISDPLTGKTAGRIATCLASNTCPKVFEVNSANEYWVKAASLLHTDTKGNDLPDPENVRFFLVSGAQHGTGNASSRGLCQQLQNPTNADPLLRALFIALDDWVTKGIEPPQSAVPRKANGTAVIAIPQPGSQTGIVPQAKLGWPTIPGVTYTGLITTRYQLDFGPSYAQGILTNYPPTLTNRPTYVSFVSRVDPDGNEVAGIRLPSVAVPTATTTGWALRSAGFGENEGCEGAGQYIPFKASKAERIAANDPRLSLEERYHTHMSYVKAVTKSVNDLVKQRLLLPDDAQEIIKSAEASMILK; translated from the coding sequence ATGAATAGACCCACTTCTGTTCTACGCCTATATCGATCGGTATGCCTACTTGCCATCACGCTGATTTCGAGTTCAATGGCTCAGGCACGTATTATTCGCATTGAGATCACCAGCAGACAATCGCCAACGTTTGAGGGGAACGTATTCGGGAAAGTGGGCGCTTACGAAAAACTCCGGGGAAAAGCCTATGGCGAACTAGATCCAACCAATCCACAAAACGCACTTATTACCGATATCCGGCTGGCTCCCCGCAACGCAAAAGGCATGGTGGAGTACGCCATGGATATTTACATTCTCAAACCCATTAACCTCAGTAACGGTAATCATAAACTCGTTCTGGAAGTCAATAACCGGGGCGGCAAACTCTTCGGTGGCTTTAACAAAAGTAGTGGTGGCAATGACCCAACCACAGCCGCACATGCAGGTGATGCGTTCCTGATGAATCTGGGCTACACAATTGCCTGGAATGGCTGGGACCCATCGGCTGCTCCGACAAATAACAACCTGACTATCAACCTACCGATAGCCAAAAACGCTGATGGATCGCCCGTTACGGGGCCTTCTTACGAATACATTGTGTACGACAATGCGACGTCGGTGAATCATTCCCTCGCCTATCCTGCCGCAACCTTGACTAAAGCTCAGGCAACACTTACGGTACGCGATCACTTACAGAACTCCCCAACGATTATACCGGCAGAAGGCTGGGAATATGTGAATGAGCGAACGATTCGGTTGCTCCCTGCCGGAACACCGTTTAAGCAGAGTGCCATTTATGAGTTCAGCTACACGGCGCGTGATCCGATGGTTGCCGGGATTGGCTTGGCCGCTACACGGGATTTTGTTTCGTTCTTGCGCTATGCCAACGCCGATGATTTTGGAAATCCGAATCCATTAGCGAACGATATTAAGTATACGTTCTCCTTTGCTGTCTCGCAACCGGCTCGCTACCTGAATGATTTTCAAACGTTGGGCTTCAATGCCGATGAGAAAGGCCGACGTGTTCTCGATGGTATCGAAAACTGGCTGGGTGGTGGTAGTGGTATTGGCCTGAACGTTCGGTTTGCGCAACCTTCCCGGACTGAACGAAACCGACAAAATCATTTATACCCGGAGTCCAGTTTCCCTTTTGCGTATCCTGTTATATCCGATCCACTTACGGGGAAAACAGCCGGTCGAATCGCTACCTGTTTGGCTAGTAACACATGCCCCAAGGTATTCGAGGTCAATTCGGCAAATGAGTACTGGGTAAAAGCGGCTTCCCTCCTGCATACAGACACAAAAGGAAATGACCTGCCTGATCCCGAAAATGTCCGCTTCTTCCTCGTATCGGGTGCCCAGCATGGTACGGGAAACGCATCCTCACGCGGACTATGTCAGCAGCTACAGAACCCAACCAATGCAGATCCGCTCCTGCGTGCGCTATTTATCGCCCTCGACGACTGGGTCACTAAAGGCATCGAACCGCCCCAAAGTGCCGTACCCCGAAAGGCAAACGGCACTGCCGTAATCGCTATTCCTCAACCCGGCTCGCAAACGGGCATCGTTCCACAAGCCAAACTCGGTTGGCCTACTATCCCTGGCGTGACGTATACAGGCTTAATCACAACGCGCTACCAGCTCGATTTTGGGCCATCATATGCTCAGGGAATTCTGACGAATTACCCACCCACCCTAACCAACCGGCCAACCTACGTGAGTTTCGTTTCCAGGGTTGATCCAGATGGAAATGAAGTGGCGGGTATTCGTTTACCCTCCGTTGCTGTTCCTACAGCTACCACCACGGGCTGGGCTCTGCGTAGTGCCGGTTTTGGCGAAAATGAGGGCTGCGAAGGAGCGGGGCAATACATCCCCTTTAAAGCAAGCAAAGCTGAGCGCATAGCAGCCAACGACCCCCGCCTATCGCTAGAAGAACGCTACCATACGCATATGAGCTACGTTAAGGCTGTTACGAAATCAGTTAACGACCTGGTTAAACAACGCTTGCTGCTGCCTGACGATGCACAGGAAATCATCAAAAGTGCAGAAGCTAGTATGATATTGAAGTAG
- the fabF gene encoding beta-ketoacyl-ACP synthase II: MLHRVVITGIGALTPVGHDIPTFWENVVAGRSGTAPITHFDASLFRTHFAAELKNYNASTYLSHADIKRTDPFTQYALIASDQAIRDSGFDFTKMDPFDVGVIWGSGQGGMETFEQQVTEYVQGNGQPRFSPFFVPKLIVNMASGMISIRNGYMGINYTTVSACATSNTAIMDAFTYIRLGKAKIIITGGSEAPITPASFGGFSALKAMSTRNDDPTTASRPFDVSRDGFVMAEGAGALVLEEYEHAVKRGATIYGEITGAAMTADAYHMTATHPEGLGAAKAMQLALDEAGLTIADVDYLNTHATSTPVGDLSEINAVAKLTGTEKTKLKISATKSITGHLLGAAGAIEAIICLLSMRDNVIPPTINTTKLDPAIPSNLSIVLQETISSQVRTTMSNTFGFGGHNGTVIFQKV; encoded by the coding sequence ATGTTACACCGAGTTGTTATTACAGGTATAGGCGCATTGACTCCCGTGGGCCACGACATTCCGACATTTTGGGAGAACGTAGTAGCGGGTCGAAGTGGAACCGCGCCCATCACGCACTTCGATGCGTCTTTATTTCGGACCCACTTCGCAGCCGAACTTAAAAATTACAACGCTTCTACCTATTTAAGCCACGCCGACATCAAGCGAACTGATCCCTTTACGCAGTACGCCTTGATTGCCTCCGATCAGGCCATCAGGGATTCGGGCTTTGACTTTACCAAAATGGACCCGTTCGATGTGGGCGTCATTTGGGGATCAGGCCAGGGCGGTATGGAAACGTTTGAGCAGCAGGTAACCGAATATGTACAGGGAAATGGCCAACCCCGGTTTAGTCCGTTCTTTGTACCAAAGCTCATTGTCAATATGGCCTCGGGTATGATTTCGATCCGGAATGGCTACATGGGCATTAATTACACGACGGTGTCGGCCTGTGCTACCTCAAATACGGCGATCATGGATGCGTTTACGTACATCCGATTGGGCAAAGCTAAAATAATTATAACCGGTGGCTCCGAAGCCCCAATCACCCCCGCTTCGTTTGGTGGATTCAGCGCGCTAAAAGCCATGTCGACCCGGAATGATGATCCAACTACGGCTTCGCGCCCTTTTGATGTCAGTCGGGATGGGTTTGTAATGGCCGAAGGTGCCGGGGCACTGGTACTGGAAGAATACGAACACGCCGTTAAACGGGGTGCCACCATTTACGGAGAAATCACGGGTGCAGCCATGACGGCTGATGCCTATCACATGACAGCCACCCATCCAGAAGGCTTAGGAGCCGCCAAAGCCATGCAACTCGCACTGGACGAAGCCGGTCTGACCATTGCTGATGTCGACTACCTGAATACCCACGCTACGTCTACACCCGTAGGCGACTTATCTGAAATAAATGCGGTAGCGAAACTAACCGGGACCGAAAAAACAAAGCTAAAGATCAGTGCAACCAAGTCTATAACGGGCCATTTACTGGGAGCGGCTGGCGCTATTGAAGCAATTATTTGTTTGCTCTCCATGCGCGACAATGTCATTCCACCTACGATCAACACGACCAAACTGGACCCTGCCATTCCTTCGAATCTATCAATTGTGTTGCAGGAAACTATTTCTTCACAGGTCCGAACAACGATGAGCAATACGTTTGGTTTTGGGGGGCATAATGGCACGGTTATTTTTCAAAAGGTGTAA